Proteins found in one Miscanthus floridulus cultivar M001 chromosome 4, ASM1932011v1, whole genome shotgun sequence genomic segment:
- the LOC136550484 gene encoding probable carboxylesterase 18, whose translation MGGSDDHARRTMSLPWTVRIQLAALALAHRRDGSVRHLLFSLGDLKSGATSRPDASGVRSADVTIDASRGLWARVFSPSPAADANTDAEPAPVPVVVYFHGGGFVLFSAASRPYDAFCRRLCRDLRAVVVSVNYRLAPEHRFPAAYDDGVTALRYLDANADSLPAAHVPVDLSSCFLAGDSAGGNITHHVSQRWAAASASASLPAKLRIAGAVLIQPFFGGEERTAAEVALDGVSALSVAGTDHYWREFLPEGATRDHEAARVCGEGIELADAFPPAMVVVGGFDLLKDWQARYVEALRGKGKPVRVVEYPDAVHGFHAFPELADSGKFVEEMNLFVQEHSSTNTKRAV comes from the coding sequence ATGGGaggctccgacgaccacgcccgCCGGACGATGTCCCTGCCGTGGACGGTGCGCATCCAGCTAGCCGCGCTCGCGCTAGCGCACCGCCGGGACGGCAGCGTCCGGCACCTCCTCTTCTCCCTCGGCGACCTCAAGTCTGGCGCCACGTCCCGCCCGGACGCCTCGGGGGTGCGCTCCGCCGATGTCACTATCGACGCCTCCCGCGGCCTGTGGGCGCGCGTCTTCTCCCCCTCGCCCGCCGCGGACGCGAACACGGACGCCGAGCCGGCCCCCGTTCCCGTCGTCGTCTACTTCCACGGCGGCGGGTTTGTGCTCTTCTCCGCGGCGTCTCGCCCCTACGATGCCTTCTGCCGTCGGCTCTGCCGCGACCTCCGCGCCGTCGTCGTGTCCGTCAACTACCGCCTGGCACCCGAGCACCGGTTCCCCGCGGCGTACGACGACGGCGTCACGGCGCTCCGCTACCTCGACGCCAATGCCGACTCCCTGCCGGCGGCCCACGTCCCCGTCGACCTCTCCAGCTGCTTCCTCGCGGGCGACAGCGCGGGCGGCAACATCACGCACCACGTGTCGCAGCGCTGGGCGGCAGCGTCCGCGTCCGCGTCATTGCCCGCGAAACTCCGCATCGCCGGCGCTGTCCTGATCCAGCCGTTCTTTGGCGGGGAGGAGCGGACGGCGGCCGAGGTGGCGCTGGACGGGGTGTCCGCGCTGTCGGTGGCGGGGACCGACCACTACTGGAGGGAGTTCTTGCCGGAGGGCGCCACGCGGGACCACGAGGCCGCGCGCGTGTGCGGCGAGGGCATCGAGCTCGCCGACGCGTTCCCGCCCGCGATGGTGGTGGTCGGCGGCTTCGACCTGCTCAAGGACTGGCAGGCCAGGTACGTGGAGGCGCTGCGCGGGAAGGGGAAGCCGGTGCGGGTGGTCGAGTACCCCGACGCTGTCCACGGCTTCCACGCGTTCCCGGAGCTCGCCGACTCCGGCAAGTTCGTGGAGGAGATGAATCTGTTCGTCCAAGAGCATAGCTCCACCAACACCAAGCGTGCCGTCTAG